The Pyrus communis chromosome 9, drPyrComm1.1, whole genome shotgun sequence genome has a segment encoding these proteins:
- the LOC137746114 gene encoding uncharacterized protein — MESFRPRRSKVTSIADRSAVGGRFASAERAHRGGNRQVPKQRHFRKLASDSSSCSSGSTGEDSFPSELGWRSSQQGVGTPIKKLLAEEMVRETEPRRRSPSVIAKLMGLDGLPPQQPADRQSKGISENYLQKTRSVEKNHRSSMFHDRHSSRKNSRVQQEFKDVFEVNEPSRSYSSRGSANPKLSDAEMAFVRQKFMDAKRLSTDERLQDSKEFHDALEVLESNKDILLKFLQQPDSLFAKHLHDLQGGPQSLCGRIVSMKPSEAQKYENIDLGFTSAREQKHRCKSPQKHRDSFSSHSDSRHAGHNPLKSSLNRPEVKIESAIHPTRIVVLKPNLGKVLNAPKTSPCSPHASMLDGSKHAEFLSIRNREAESCGRKNFQDNDGHLRHKSRESREIAKEITRKMRNNFSSNSVHLSSSGLKGYAGDESSCSMSENESANESERMSVASRHSFHISNHSRPSSSCSTESSVSREAKKRLSERWKLTHKSQEVGPVSRGSTLGEMLAVPDKEARAANLNAMIGEAGFRDTFSTEGGGPLGISSRDGWKDGCINSLSRSKSLPSSSSVFGSFKTSMRRETVHSDKYLMPKDTVPHKRHRIVTGNLDLREAVCKQSRSSNKTSYSSPSSREAIDISPETHTTENKDRTDLEENNQTQKNVAFESPPSNAMDASPVSANLVDVDASMHSETPDVFLPELSSHMSVEGYSYGGHQDNVIPQEPSIRPPDEQAVPSNHSVPGIESPASSKEAEQPSPVSVLEVPFTDDVSSSSECFESLNADLQGLRMQLKLLKLESEPYEEGHMEVSSDDEVGDGSTGFSDARGFCKDEKSWESVYLANTLTESGLNNADPATFLAMWHTPECPVNPLLFEELEKKYYGQTSWPKPERKLLFDRINSGLVEMFEQFTDPHPWVRPASKRIGPKWINTSAVEDVLCTLLASQEENANEDNLEKELQRDSLWLDFGDEIDVIGREVERKLIEELVAEVVVM; from the exons ATggagagctttcggcctcggagGTCTAAGGTGACGAGCATTGCTGACAGGAGCGCCGTCGGAGGACGGTTCGCCTCCGCTGAGCGAGCTCACAGAGGAG GAAACAGGCAGGTTCCGAAACAGAGACACTTTCGGAAATTGGCCTCTGATTCGAGTTCTTGCAGTAGTGGCTCTACCGGCGAAGACTCG TTCCCCTCTGAATTGGGCTGGAGATCTTCACAGCAAGGTGTTGGAACTCCAATAAAGAAGTTATTGGCTGAGGAGATGGTGAGAGAAACCGAACCCAGAAGGAGATCACCAAGCGTAATTGCCAAATTGATGGGTCTTGATGGGCTGCCACCTCAGCAGCCTGCTGATAGACAATCGAAAGGCATTTCAGAGAATTATCTTCAGAAGACAAGATCGGTAGAGAAAAACCACAGAAGCAGTATGTTTCATGACCGCCATTCGTCTAGGAAGAACTCAAGGGTGCAGCAGGAGTTTAAGGATGTGTTTGAAGTTAATGAACCTTCAAGGAGTTACTCATCTCGAGGAAGTGCTAACCCAAAGCTCAGTGATGCTGAAATGGCTTTTGTTCGACAGAAATTCATGGATGCAAAACGCCTTTCAACAGATGAGAGGCTACAGGATTCAAAGGAGTTCCATGATGCGCTTGAGGTGCTGGAATCTAACAAGGATATTCTATTGAAATTCCTTCAGCAACCAGACTCATTGTTCGCAAAACATCTCCATGATCTGCAAGGTGGTCCTCAATCCCTTTGTGGTCGCATAGTATCTATGAAGCCATCAGAAGCTCAAAAGTATGAAAACATTGACCTTGGCTTCACATCAGCGAGAGAGCAGAAGCATCGCTGTAAATCTCCTCAGAAGCACCGGGATTCTTTTTCTAGCCACTCTGACAGTAGACATGCTGGTCATAATCCTCTTAAATCATCACTAAACCGACCAGAAGTGAAAATTGAATCTGCCATTCATCCTACAAGGATAGTTGTTCTGAAACCAAACCTTGGGAAGGTGCTGAATGCTCCCAAAACATCACCTTGTTCTCCTCATGCTTCTATGTTAGATGGTAGCAAACACGCTGAATTTCTGAGCATTAGAAACAGGGAGGCAGAATCATGCGGAAGGAAAAACTTCCAAGATAATGATGGGCATCTGAGACACAAGTCTAGAGAATCTAGAGAAATTGCTAaggaaatcacaaggaaaaTGAGGAATAACTTTAGCAGTAATTCTGTGCATCTTTCCTCCTCTGGTTTGAAAGGATATGCTGGTGATGAGAGTTCCTGTAGCATGTCTGAGAATGAATCTGCAAATGAGTCAGAGAGGATGTCGGTGGCTTCCAGGCATTCCTTTCATATAAGTAACCACTCCAGGCCTTCATCATCGTGCTCTACTGAATCATCTGTGAGTAGAGAGGCCAAGAAGAGGCTCTCAGAGAGGTGGAAACTGACACACAAGTCCCAAGAAGTGGGACCTGTTAGCAGGGGCAGCACACTTGGTGAAATGCTTGCTGTCCCAGACAAGGAAGCGCGAGCTGCTAATTTGAATGCCATGATTGGTGAGGCAGGATTCAGAGATACATTTTCTACTGAAGGGGGTGGACCTCTGGGTATCAGCAGTAGGGATGGTTGGAAGGATGGATGCATCAATAGTTTATCAAGATCAAAATCTCTTCCTTCTTCATCTAGTGTGTTTGGAAGTTTTAAAACAAGTATGCGGCGTGAAACTGTACATAGTGACAAGTATCTGATGCCAAAGGATACTGTGCCGCACAAAAGACACCGTATAGTAACTGGTAATCTTGATCTTAGAGAAGCTGTTTGCAAACAGTCTAGATCCAGCAATAAAACATCTTATTCGTCTCCCTCAAGTAGGGAAGCTATTGACATTTCACCTGAAACTCATACTACTGAGAATAAAGATAGAACTGACTTGGAAGAGAACAATCAAACCCAGAAGAATGTTGCATTTGAGTCACCACCTAGTAATGCTATGGATGCAAGTCCAGTTTCTGCAAATTTGGTGGATGTGGATGCATCCATGCATTCGGAAACTCCTGATGTGTTCCTTCCAGAATTATCATCTCATATGTCGGTAGAAGGCTATTCATATGGTGGACACCAGGATAATGTAATTCCACAG GAACCATCAATCAGGCCACCCGATGAACAGGCAGTCCCTTCTAACCACTCTGTACCTGGAATCGAATCTCCTGCAAGCTCCAAGGAGGCTGAGCAGCCCAGTCCGGTTTCAGTTCTGGAAGTTCCTTTTACTGATGATGTGTCATCTAGTTCTGAATGCTTTGAGAGTCTCAATGCTGACCTGCAAG GGCTTCGGATGCAGCTTAAGCTACTGAAGTTGGAGTCAGAACCATATGAAGAGGGACACATGGAAGTGTCGAGTGATGATGAAGTGGGTGATGGATCTACTGGGTTTTCAGATGCAAGAGGATTTTGTAAAGATGAAAAGAGCTGGGAGTCTGTATACTTGGCCAATACTTTAACTGAATCTGGTTTAAACAATGCTGATCCGGCTACCTTCTTGGCAATGTGGCACACCCCAGAATGTCCTGTGAATCCTTTACTATTTGAAGAACTGGAGAAGAAGTACTACGGTCAGACTTCTTGGCCAAAGCCCGAGAGGAAATTACTGTTCGATCGAATCAATTCAGGGCTCGTGGAGATGTTTGAGCAATTCACTGATCCACACCCATGGGTAAGGCCAGCGAGCAAAAGAATTGGTCCCAAGTGGATTAATACAAGTGCAGTCGAAGATGTTCTGTGCACGTTGCTAGCAAGCCAAGAAGAGAATGCGAATGAGGACAATCTGGAGAAAGAGCTGCAACGTGACTCGCTGTGGTTGGATTTTGGAGACGAAATAGACGTAATAGGTAGGGAAGTAGAGAGGAAGTTGATAGAAGAGCTAGTAGCAGAGGTAGTGGTAATGTAG
- the LOC137744340 gene encoding probable LRR receptor-like serine/threonine-protein kinase At3g47570, whose product MPEFGMGGQISILGDVYSVGILLLDRNIHRKRPTDAMFGDGISIHKFTARAMPDHVVDIADPALLIEGGDTDSDDDRYRNDTRGRTITRYQDHSAVRGKRLEECLVSVMLIGLSCSEIYPEDSGCL is encoded by the coding sequence ATGCCAGAGTTTGGCATGGGAGGCCAAATCTCGATCCTAGGAGATGTTTATAGCGTTGGAATACTGTTGCTAGATAGAAATATTCATAGGAAAAGACCTACAGATGCCATGTTTGGAGATGGTATAAGCATTCACAAATTCACAGCCAGGGCGATGCCTGACCATGTTGTGGACATAGCTGACCCTGCATTGCTCATTGAAGGGGGCGATACAGATTCTGATGATGACAGATACCGCAATGACACACGAGGAAGAACAATAACAAGATATCAGGATCACAGCGCAGTCCGGGGAAAAAGATTGGAGGAATGTTTGGTTTCAGTGATGCTGATAGGACTCTCATGCTCTGAAATATATCCCGAGGACAGTGGATGCTTATAG